In one window of Methanoculleus chikugoensis DNA:
- a CDS encoding GNAT family N-acetyltransferase, producing MTAIRVEDRDTWDTFIDESPSGLLFHKWDYLHLTANHTKSTLLPYAIYNGDEPLCVFPLFWKRMHGINAVFSPPPLTVIPHLGCVMNGKFGSLKRSKKESLLGLIAEEIRGELLDISPNYLSIAFVPGFHDIRHYLWDRCDARVRYTYTIDLERPIEEIWNNLHYKLRNKLKKESKAGLRLERSGDISTLHTLISERYRDPSLDIPPIKRDYLEDLVRAYPEIGVYTLYDAEDEVAAVVAAQEYRRFLLWMGTPRIESAHAGNEYLQWLLIERARAEGYRTFENMGANNPDLAFFKSKFNPDLTMYFEIEKKDGLGAFSEWAYRSFVKRLMMATGRV from the coding sequence ATGACAGCGATCAGAGTCGAGGACAGAGATACCTGGGATACTTTCATCGACGAGAGCCCTTCGGGCCTCCTCTTTCATAAGTGGGACTACCTGCACCTGACGGCAAACCATACAAAGAGCACGCTTCTTCCCTACGCGATCTACAACGGCGACGAGCCGCTCTGCGTATTCCCGCTCTTCTGGAAGCGGATGCACGGGATCAACGCCGTTTTTTCACCCCCGCCCCTCACGGTGATCCCCCACCTCGGGTGCGTAATGAACGGGAAGTTCGGGTCGCTCAAGCGGAGCAAGAAAGAATCCCTTCTCGGGCTGATTGCAGAGGAAATTCGCGGGGAACTCCTCGATATCTCGCCGAACTACCTCTCGATAGCCTTCGTCCCGGGCTTTCACGATATACGCCACTACCTCTGGGACCGGTGCGATGCACGGGTCCGGTACACCTACACCATCGATCTTGAGCGCCCGATCGAGGAGATCTGGAACAACCTCCACTACAAGCTCCGCAACAAACTGAAGAAGGAGTCGAAAGCGGGTCTTCGGCTGGAGAGATCCGGCGATATCTCCACGCTCCATACGCTCATCTCCGAGCGCTACCGTGACCCGTCGCTCGACATCCCGCCGATCAAGCGCGACTACCTCGAGGATCTCGTGCGTGCCTACCCGGAGATCGGGGTCTACACCCTCTACGATGCAGAGGACGAGGTCGCGGCCGTGGTTGCCGCCCAGGAGTACAGGCGGTTCCTGCTCTGGATGGGAACCCCGAGGATCGAGAGCGCTCATGCCGGGAACGAGTATCTCCAGTGGCTCCTGATCGAGCGTGCACGTGCCGAAGGCTACCGGACGTTTGAGAATATGGGTGCGAACAACCCCGATCTGGCCTTCTTCAAATCGAAGTTCAACCCCGATCTTACGATGTACTTTGAGATTGAGAAGAAAGACGGCCTCGGCGCGTTCTCCGAGTGGGCATACCGCTCCTTCGTGAAACGGTTGATGATGGCGACCGGAAGAGTTTAG
- a CDS encoding phenylacetate--CoA ligase family protein has translation MPSIGMSTPMGVRMNHRGLRALRPEDSVTARALRILPAYSAYRKTYALLRESQGWSREDLATYQARALSRLLDHAYENVPYYRRVFQERGLVPEDIRTPDDLALLPILTREDLQANLPDLKARNYPESAFEYVTTGGSTGIPVGFYYEKGVSRAREWAFMKTQWDRVGYRFTDRCVVLRGYIIGSAKDGVYWKKTLGGRWLLMSSHHMTEETLPDYIDRIRRFKPRFIQAYPSVATILARYMREHGIEPIPTVKAVLCGSENLYPWQRDLLTEVFGCRVFSWYGNSEQTVLAGECEESTHYHIFPEYGIVELIGRDGRPVEGAGAMGEVVATNLTNFVCPLIRYRTMDVAVRGRDPCTCGRAYPILERVEGRLQEFIVTKNRRFVSMTAVNMHSDIFDNVAQFQFHQEKEGEALLRIVKKPGYGDRDTERILRELDRKFDGGVDVTVRFVDEIPRTRRGKYQFLIQELPLDQWGISV, from the coding sequence ATGCCGAGTATAGGCATGAGCACCCCGATGGGTGTGCGGATGAATCATCGGGGATTGAGGGCTCTCCGGCCCGAGGATTCTGTGACGGCGAGGGCGCTCCGCATCCTCCCTGCATACTCCGCGTATAGAAAGACCTACGCCCTCCTCCGGGAGTCCCAGGGGTGGAGCCGGGAAGACCTCGCGACCTACCAGGCCCGGGCGCTCTCGCGGCTGCTCGACCACGCCTACGAGAATGTCCCCTACTATCGAAGGGTCTTTCAGGAACGCGGCCTTGTCCCGGAGGACATCCGGACTCCCGACGACCTGGCGCTCCTCCCGATCCTGACCCGGGAGGATCTCCAGGCCAACCTCCCGGACCTGAAGGCCCGGAACTACCCCGAGTCCGCCTTCGAGTACGTCACCACCGGCGGCTCCACCGGGATCCCGGTCGGATTCTACTACGAGAAAGGGGTCTCCCGCGCCCGGGAGTGGGCGTTCATGAAGACCCAGTGGGACCGCGTCGGCTACCGATTCACCGACCGCTGCGTCGTCCTCCGGGGCTACATCATCGGGTCGGCAAAGGATGGTGTCTACTGGAAGAAGACCCTCGGCGGCCGGTGGCTGCTGATGTCTTCCCACCACATGACCGAGGAGACCCTGCCGGACTACATCGACCGGATCCGGAGGTTCAAACCCCGCTTCATCCAGGCGTATCCCTCGGTGGCGACGATCCTGGCGCGGTACATGCGGGAGCACGGCATCGAGCCCATCCCGACCGTCAAGGCCGTCCTCTGCGGGTCGGAGAACCTCTACCCCTGGCAGCGCGACCTCCTCACCGAGGTCTTCGGGTGCCGGGTCTTCTCCTGGTACGGCAACTCCGAGCAGACGGTGCTCGCCGGCGAGTGCGAGGAGAGCACCCACTACCACATCTTCCCCGAATACGGGATCGTCGAACTGATCGGGCGGGACGGACGGCCCGTCGAAGGGGCCGGCGCCATGGGCGAGGTGGTCGCGACCAACCTCACCAACTTCGTCTGCCCTCTCATCCGCTACCGCACCATGGACGTCGCGGTTCGCGGGAGAGACCCCTGCACCTGCGGCCGCGCCTACCCGATACTCGAGCGGGTCGAGGGGAGGCTCCAGGAGTTCATCGTGACGAAGAACCGCCGGTTCGTATCGATGACCGCGGTGAACATGCACTCCGACATCTTCGACAACGTCGCGCAGTTTCAGTTTCACCAGGAGAAAGAAGGAGAGGCCCTGCTGCGGATCGTGAAAAAACCCGGCTACGGCGACCGCGACACGGAACGCATCCTCCGA